In Populus trichocarpa isolate Nisqually-1 chromosome 7, P.trichocarpa_v4.1, whole genome shotgun sequence, the following proteins share a genomic window:
- the LOC7483138 gene encoding dof zinc finger protein DOF2.4 isoform X2 has protein sequence MIQELLGGAGLIGGERKIPINATILEAQENLRCPRCDSSNTKFCYYNNYNLTQPRHFCKTCRRYWTKGGALRNVPIGGGCRKNKNTSVSASVGKSGTNKMKTMASDIGRSGFGNGFEHELSSSPIMWASPQNSHILALLRATQNPNPSTLSNSIFVKEEGGLIGNQFISEPGVGTAALNARTLGLDPISQVPSLGLCSPFWKSNQHQQNGFTVGEAQNSGIQELYQRLRSSTNYYTDNPSAIVLSNVATSSSTSTSTILESAPVAGGELGYWNPAFSWSDLPTTNGAYP, from the exons atgattCAAGAACTCTTAGGAGGTGCTGGCTTAATTGGCGGTGAGAGGAAAATTCCCATCAATGCAACCATTTTAGAAG CTCAAGAGAACTTGAGATGCCCTCGATGCGATTCTTCAAACACCAAGTTCTGTTACTATAACAACTATAACCTCACTCAGCCTCGCCACTTCTGTAAGACTTGCCGCCGATATTGGACTAAAGGTGGTGCGCTTAGGAATGTTCCAATTGGAGGTGGATGTAGGAAAAACAAGAACACAAGCGTATCGGCCTCAGTTGGAAAATCTGGCACCAATAAGATGAAAACTATGGCTTCTGACATCGGACGATCAGGTTTTGGAAATGGGTTTGAACATGAGCTTTCGTCAAGCCCTATCATGTGGGCTTCACCACAGAATTCTCATATTTTGGCTTTGCTAAGAGCCacccaaaaccctaaccctagtaCACTTTCTAATTCTATTTTTGTGAAGGAGGAGGGGGGTTTGATTGGAAACCAGTTCATAAGTGAGCCAGGAGTTGGAACAGCTGCACTGAATGCTAGAACCCTAGGCTTGGACCCTATTAGTCAAGTTCCTTCTCTTGGTCTTTGCAGCCCTTTTTGGAAAAGCAATCAGCACCAACAAAACGGTTTCACTGTTGGTGAAGCTCAAAATTCAGGGATACAAGAACTGTATCAAAGGCTTAGATCATCAACAAATTACTATACTGATAACCCATCAGCAATAGTTCTAAGCAATGTTGCGACTTCATCATCAACTTCAACTTCAACCATTTTGGAGTCTGCTCCAGTTGCTGGAGGTGAGTTGGGTTACTGGAATCCAGCCTTTTCATGGTCTGATCTTCCAACAACTAATGGTGCATATCCTTaa
- the LOC7483138 gene encoding dof zinc finger protein DOF1.1 isoform X1 — translation MIQELLGGAGLIGGERKIPINATILEGTPSPSPSLSPSPSPSSSTTSAATTSATNSTPSSAQENLRCPRCDSSNTKFCYYNNYNLTQPRHFCKTCRRYWTKGGALRNVPIGGGCRKNKNTSVSASVGKSGTNKMKTMASDIGRSGFGNGFEHELSSSPIMWASPQNSHILALLRATQNPNPSTLSNSIFVKEEGGLIGNQFISEPGVGTAALNARTLGLDPISQVPSLGLCSPFWKSNQHQQNGFTVGEAQNSGIQELYQRLRSSTNYYTDNPSAIVLSNVATSSSTSTSTILESAPVAGGELGYWNPAFSWSDLPTTNGAYP, via the coding sequence atgattCAAGAACTCTTAGGAGGTGCTGGCTTAATTGGCGGTGAGAGGAAAATTCCCATCAATGCAACCATTTTAGAAGGCAcgccttctccttctccttctctttctccttcaccatctccttcttcttcaacaacatcaGCAGCAACTACTTCTGCTACTAACTCAACACCTTCTTCAGCTCAAGAGAACTTGAGATGCCCTCGATGCGATTCTTCAAACACCAAGTTCTGTTACTATAACAACTATAACCTCACTCAGCCTCGCCACTTCTGTAAGACTTGCCGCCGATATTGGACTAAAGGTGGTGCGCTTAGGAATGTTCCAATTGGAGGTGGATGTAGGAAAAACAAGAACACAAGCGTATCGGCCTCAGTTGGAAAATCTGGCACCAATAAGATGAAAACTATGGCTTCTGACATCGGACGATCAGGTTTTGGAAATGGGTTTGAACATGAGCTTTCGTCAAGCCCTATCATGTGGGCTTCACCACAGAATTCTCATATTTTGGCTTTGCTAAGAGCCacccaaaaccctaaccctagtaCACTTTCTAATTCTATTTTTGTGAAGGAGGAGGGGGGTTTGATTGGAAACCAGTTCATAAGTGAGCCAGGAGTTGGAACAGCTGCACTGAATGCTAGAACCCTAGGCTTGGACCCTATTAGTCAAGTTCCTTCTCTTGGTCTTTGCAGCCCTTTTTGGAAAAGCAATCAGCACCAACAAAACGGTTTCACTGTTGGTGAAGCTCAAAATTCAGGGATACAAGAACTGTATCAAAGGCTTAGATCATCAACAAATTACTATACTGATAACCCATCAGCAATAGTTCTAAGCAATGTTGCGACTTCATCATCAACTTCAACTTCAACCATTTTGGAGTCTGCTCCAGTTGCTGGAGGTGAGTTGGGTTACTGGAATCCAGCCTTTTCATGGTCTGATCTTCCAACAACTAATGGTGCATATCCTTaa